The segment CCCGGCCAGCTGGGCGGTCCGCTTTTGCACCAGATGCTCCAGCCGCCGGTTCATCCGCTCCAGGGCCTCGCGGTAAAGCCGGCCGTGGAAATACAGCCGCAGCAGCTCGGCCAGGGTTTCCACCAGCGCCAGTTCTTCGGCCAGGAAGGGGCCCTGGTCCATGTCCGGCCGCCGTTTTAAATAGCAGACCTCAATGGACCCGCTTTTCCGGCGGTCCACCTTGAACTCCCGGCGCAGCGTCCAGCGGGTGGCCCGGAAATTGGCGGTGGCGTATTCCCTGCCGCCGTAGCGGATGCGGGCCCCGGTGATCTCCGGGTACTGCCAGGCCGGGGGGATGATGTCCAGGATCTTTTTGACGGTTTGTCCGGCCGGGACCTGGTGCTCCCGCAGGATGCCGGCCGTCTGGTGCAGGGCGGTCAGCTCCTTGATCCGCTCGATCAGCTGCCACCGGGTCCGGTCCCGGGTCCGGGCCGGGGGTGTTATTTTTGCTTTGGCCATAATATCTGCTGATCTGGTTTTTTGACGCGGTTCAAGAATGGAATATTAACATCCAGTATGGGTTTTGTCAATTAAAAACAGATGCGGAAAGTGATGAAATGAAATAGAACGGAGCAAACTGAAATGAAAAAGCCGGGCAGTGCCCGGCTTTTTCATTTATAGTTGTTGATTGCTCTATATATTTTCAATAAAGTTCTATTTAGACTATTATTAATATCATATTCCCATATGCGGATAACTTTCCACCCGTTCCCCTTTAATAGTTTATTAACAATTTTGTCACGTTTTATATTATTACTTATTTTAGTTTTCCAATATATTTTATTTGTTTTTGGCATTATAAAATGTTTTGGATTACAATGCCAAAAATCGGAATCAACAAAAACAACTACCCCATATTTTCTCAAGACAAAATCAGGTTTGCCAGGCAATGATTTTAAGTGTTGTGAAAAATATATCCCTTTTTTCCGTAGTTGTTGTGCTATTATTTTTTCTGGTTTTGTCCCTACGGAACGAATGCGTTGCATGTTAATTCTGCGTTGTTTTTTGGTCAAATTGTCCATGCTTAGAGTTCTTCAATTAACTTATCCCAATCATCCTTTTTTTGCATAAGCATGCCTGTTCTATACACATAACTCGACCCAATAGCCTGATCCTGATCCGGCAAGATTTTAACGGGGGCATTACTGCGAAGCAGGTCTACGGGTATGTAGCCACAGACCTGTGCCTCAATTACATCAAATTGGGGGATGATGTCAGTTAGATGGTTCAGTGAATTATGGTCTCTTACTATTCTGATAAAATGGTTAAGAAACAACTCAACGCGTGAACAAATATATATTTCGGAAACTCTTGTCGTGTCTTCTATTTCCTTTTGTGGGACAATCAGCCATACATTTTTCATCTTGGTCGTTTTTATTGCAATTCTTTTACGGGCAGGATTATATACACGACCTCCACGGCGTGGTTTTGCTATTTCAACGATATCTTGGCCTACAACAGCATCACGAAGGCTAAAATCTAAAGTTATATCAATATCGTAATGCCGTTTAATAAATTTGGTTACAGCAATTTCACCAAGTTTGCCGATGACGAAGTTTGAAACAAATTTGCCTGCCTCTCTTTGTTCGGTTGTGCCAAAATTGGATGTGGATTTATATTGATAAAAGCTTCTTATGGCAAATTCTAA is part of the candidate division TA06 bacterium genome and harbors:
- a CDS encoding very short patch repair endonuclease is translated as MDNLTKKQRRINMQRIRSVGTKPEKIIAQQLRKKGIYFSQHLKSLPGKPDFVLRKYGVVVFVDSDFWHCNPKHFIMPKTNKIYWKTKISNNIKRDKIVNKLLKGNGWKVIRIWEYDINNSLNRTLLKIYRAINNYK
- a CDS encoding helix-turn-helix domain-containing protein produces the protein MPNLTLTKASDYLNISKKYLENYAKVGKELPLHKEGRSYVITDAELNEWKAQREYSMVQLIREDYLKCLEFAIRSFYQYKSTSNFGTTEQREAGKFVSNFVIGKLGEIAVTKFIKRHYDIDITLDFSLRDAVVGQDIVEIAKPRRGGRVYNPARKRIAIKTTKMKNVWLIVPQKEIEDTTRVSEIYICSRVELFLNHFIRIVRDHNSLNHLTDIIPQFDVIEAQVCGYIPVDLLRSNAPVKILPDQDQAIGSSYVYRTGMLMQKKDDWDKLIEEL